The sequence TCCTCGATGATCTTCCGGGCGATGCGCTCCGAAGGGGCCGCGTACGCCGCCGCGAGCGCGTCCTCGGCCTCCTTGCGCAGAGCGAGCGCGGGCGGCAGGACGGACAGGCCCTCGCGCGCCATCTTCCGCTTGACCCACCACAGTTCGTCGTACGTGGAGTCGACCTCGGCGGGCAGCGGCTCGCCCGCCCCCGGCAGCTGCTCGAACTCACCGCGCCCCTGCGCGTCACGGATCTGCTTGTCGACCCACGAGTCGAACGGCACACCCGGTGGCTTTCGCTCGGTCATGACTC comes from Streptomyces sp. FXJ1.172 and encodes:
- a CDS encoding J-domain-containing protein encodes the protein MTERKPPGVPFDSWVDKQIRDAQGRGEFEQLPGAGEPLPAEVDSTYDELWWVKRKMAREGLSVLPPALALRKEAEDALAAAYAAPSERIARKIIEDVNVKIKDMMFKPPPGPPLGRKPYDVEEVVREWRQRRAAARESQV